From Vibrio aerogenes, a single genomic window includes:
- the greB gene encoding transcription elongation factor GreB has protein sequence MKTKLITRAGYDKLKQEHDYLWREKRPEITKIVTWAASLGDRSENADYQYNKRLLRQIDRRVRYLRKLLPELKVVDYSPQQEGKVFFGAWVEIENEEGDKKRFRIVGPEEIYGDVKDYISVDSPMARALIKKEVDDEFTVKTPEGEKEWFVNAIEYEKN, from the coding sequence GTGAAAACAAAGTTAATCACCAGAGCTGGCTATGACAAACTTAAGCAGGAGCATGATTATCTGTGGCGGGAGAAACGTCCTGAAATTACAAAAATTGTTACCTGGGCTGCCAGTCTGGGAGATCGGAGTGAAAACGCTGATTACCAGTATAATAAGCGCTTACTCAGACAGATAGATCGACGGGTTCGGTATCTGCGAAAATTACTGCCTGAGCTCAAGGTTGTTGACTATTCTCCGCAGCAAGAGGGCAAAGTGTTTTTCGGTGCCTGGGTCGAAATAGAAAATGAAGAAGGTGATAAGAAAAGATTCAGGATTGTCGGACCGGAAGAAATCTATGGTGATGTCAAAGATTATATCTCGGTTGATTCTCCTATGGCACGTGCGCTGATTAAAAAAGAAGTGGATGATGAATTTACGGTAAAAACGCCGGAAGGAGAGAAAGAATGGTTTGTCAATGCCATCGAGTATGAAAAAAATTAA
- a CDS encoding ATP-dependent Lon protease translates to MIVSPNNISVPLIAPSVNMQTEQAARENRVREPVTPTVQLEKSNAERQIKSDDKRRRSSSWDPSEHPEYEIDADEEHHGSSAYREESKGELERLFELLALSTYSEHQGKGYIVRFRFPKHIIDAAVNEGKMARRRVVIKYHYGYAIAPNIPSEVLAVL, encoded by the coding sequence ATGATTGTGTCACCGAATAATATAAGTGTGCCACTTATTGCCCCATCGGTAAATATGCAGACGGAGCAGGCTGCGCGTGAAAACCGGGTCAGAGAGCCGGTGACACCGACAGTCCAGCTGGAGAAATCGAATGCTGAACGTCAGATTAAATCTGATGATAAGCGTCGGAGAAGTTCATCCTGGGATCCGAGCGAGCACCCTGAGTATGAAATAGATGCTGATGAAGAGCATCATGGCAGCTCAGCGTACCGGGAGGAATCGAAAGGGGAACTGGAGCGCCTCTTTGAATTGCTCGCATTATCGACTTATAGTGAGCATCAGGGAAAGGGCTATATTGTCCGGTTCAGGTTTCCGAAGCATATTATTGATGCAGCGGTAAATGAAGGAAAAATGGCGAGACGGCGGGTCGTGATTAAATATCATTATGGCTATGCCATTGCACCGAATATTCCTTCAGAAGTTTTGGCAGTTTTATAG
- a CDS encoding Tex family protein codes for MSQAICQTIASELNVRSEQVIAAVQLIDDGNTVPFIARYRKEVTGGLDDSQLRSLDSRLSYLRELEERRQTILKSIQDQGKMTPELGQEIRHADSKTRLEDLYLPYKPKRRTKGQIAIEAGLEPLADQLWQHPQHIPEQEAQQYINPDKGIDDSKAALDGARAIMMERIAEDANLLEKIRAYMNRHALLTSRVVTGQEQKGEKFKDYFEHQEPISAVPSHRALAMLRGRNEGFLTLTLNADPEQPEGVRESYCETLIAKHYNIHLSDAPADTWRKQVIGWAWRVKVSVHMETELMSALKERSEIEAIDVFATNLKDLLMATPAGPRATLGLDPGLRTGCKVAVVDATGKVLSTCAIYPHQPQKQYEQAIKTIDALVRQFHVDLIAIGNGTASRETDAFAADLIKRGNLKVQKIVVSEAGASVYSASELAAQEFPEMDVSLRGAVSIARRLQDPLAELVKIDPKSIGVGQYQHDVNQNLLAKRLDAVVEDCVNAVGVDVNTASPALLTRVAGLSTTLAKNIVEYRDENGRFESRTTLKKVPRLGPKAYEQCAGFLRIMNGKNPLDSSSVHPEAYPVVQKIAQANQQEIPSLIGNTTFLNGLHASDYTDDNFGIPTVTDIIKELDKPGRDPRPEFKTANFADDIHQVSDLEPGMILEGVVSNVANFGAFVDIGVHQDGLVHISALTDRFVSDPREVVKAGDIVKVKVMEVDIQRKRIALSMRLNDEPGQENKTVRSNRRPSASTTEPKKSQRQKPQTNSAMGGAFAAAFAKAKK; via the coding sequence ATGAGTCAAGCTATCTGCCAAACAATTGCTTCAGAGCTGAATGTTCGCTCTGAGCAGGTTATTGCAGCCGTTCAGTTAATTGATGACGGTAATACTGTTCCATTTATTGCACGATACAGAAAAGAGGTCACAGGCGGGCTGGACGATTCACAACTGAGAAGTCTGGATAGCCGTTTATCTTATTTGCGGGAGCTGGAAGAGCGACGTCAGACCATTCTGAAATCAATTCAGGACCAAGGCAAAATGACACCTGAGCTCGGGCAGGAAATCCGTCATGCCGACAGTAAAACACGGCTCGAAGATCTGTACCTGCCTTACAAACCCAAACGCCGGACAAAGGGACAAATTGCAATTGAGGCGGGTCTGGAGCCTCTGGCTGATCAGTTATGGCAACATCCACAGCATATCCCCGAACAAGAAGCACAACAATATATCAACCCGGATAAAGGAATTGATGATTCAAAAGCCGCCCTGGATGGTGCGCGGGCGATTATGATGGAACGCATTGCCGAAGATGCCAACCTGCTGGAAAAAATCCGGGCCTACATGAATCGTCATGCACTGCTGACATCCAGAGTTGTCACGGGGCAAGAACAAAAAGGCGAGAAGTTCAAAGACTATTTTGAGCATCAGGAACCAATCAGCGCCGTGCCCTCACACCGGGCGCTTGCGATGCTGCGGGGCCGAAATGAAGGCTTCCTGACCTTAACCCTGAACGCCGATCCGGAACAACCGGAAGGTGTCAGAGAGTCTTATTGCGAAACACTGATAGCGAAGCATTACAATATCCATCTGAGTGATGCACCAGCAGATACATGGCGCAAGCAAGTTATCGGCTGGGCATGGCGGGTGAAAGTTTCCGTCCACATGGAAACTGAACTGATGTCCGCACTGAAAGAACGGTCTGAAATTGAAGCGATCGATGTCTTCGCAACCAACCTCAAGGATTTGCTGATGGCAACCCCCGCAGGCCCCAGGGCAACACTTGGGTTGGATCCGGGATTAAGAACAGGTTGTAAAGTTGCTGTCGTGGATGCAACAGGTAAAGTGCTCTCCACCTGCGCAATTTACCCGCATCAGCCGCAGAAACAGTATGAACAGGCCATCAAGACAATAGATGCTCTGGTCCGCCAGTTTCATGTCGATCTCATTGCCATCGGTAACGGGACGGCCTCCAGAGAAACAGATGCATTTGCTGCTGATTTAATTAAACGGGGAAATCTCAAAGTCCAGAAAATTGTGGTCAGTGAAGCCGGGGCTTCGGTCTATTCAGCCTCAGAACTGGCAGCACAAGAGTTTCCCGAAATGGATGTATCGTTGCGTGGTGCTGTGTCTATCGCCCGGCGCCTTCAGGATCCGCTGGCTGAACTGGTTAAGATTGATCCGAAATCCATTGGGGTCGGACAATACCAGCATGATGTGAACCAGAACCTGCTGGCTAAGCGCCTTGATGCGGTCGTTGAAGACTGTGTGAACGCTGTCGGTGTTGATGTCAATACAGCTTCACCTGCGCTGTTGACCAGAGTTGCCGGTCTTTCAACAACACTGGCCAAAAATATTGTGGAATACCGCGATGAAAATGGCCGGTTTGAGTCAAGAACAACGTTGAAAAAAGTGCCTCGTTTAGGCCCGAAGGCCTATGAACAGTGCGCTGGTTTTTTACGGATCATGAATGGAAAAAATCCGTTAGACAGCTCATCTGTTCACCCTGAAGCTTATCCGGTTGTACAGAAAATTGCTCAGGCAAACCAGCAGGAGATTCCTTCCCTGATTGGCAACACAACATTTTTGAATGGATTGCATGCCAGTGACTACACTGATGATAACTTTGGTATACCGACTGTCACAGACATCATTAAAGAACTGGATAAACCCGGACGTGACCCCCGGCCTGAGTTCAAAACCGCAAATTTTGCCGATGACATTCATCAGGTCAGCGATCTGGAGCCGGGAATGATTCTTGAGGGCGTTGTATCCAACGTTGCCAACTTCGGTGCGTTTGTTGATATAGGTGTGCATCAGGACGGGCTTGTCCATATCTCAGCACTGACCGATCGATTTGTGTCTGATCCGAGAGAAGTGGTGAAAGCCGGTGATATTGTCAAAGTGAAAGTGATGGAAGTCGATATTCAAAGAAAACGTATCGCCCTTTCAATGCGGCTCAATGACGAACCGGGGCAAGAGAACAAAACTGTCCGTTCAAACCGTCGTCCATCCGCCAGTACAACGGAACCGAAGAAGAGTCAACGGCAAAAGCCCCAAACCAACAGTGCGATGGGCGGTGCCTTCGCTGCAGCTTTTGCAAAAGCAAAAAAATAA
- a CDS encoding DUF805 domain-containing protein — protein MNWFTAAFKKYTVFSGRARRKEYWMFYLFMMIFMLITCILDVLVGSYGLITGLFGLAVLLPSLSLTIRRLHDTGRSGWWCFITLVPVVGAIAFFVFTVLPGNFGDNQYGPDPKKIEL, from the coding sequence ATGAATTGGTTCACAGCAGCGTTTAAGAAATATACAGTTTTTAGTGGCCGGGCCAGACGAAAAGAGTACTGGATGTTTTATCTGTTCATGATGATTTTTATGCTGATCACCTGCATTTTGGATGTACTGGTCGGGAGTTATGGCTTAATCACCGGATTATTTGGTCTGGCCGTTCTCCTGCCCAGCTTATCTTTGACCATTCGTCGGTTGCATGATACGGGCCGCAGTGGCTGGTGGTGCTTTATCACCCTGGTGCCAGTCGTCGGTGCGATTGCTTTTTTCGTGTTCACGGTTCTTCCCGGCAATTTTGGTGACAACCAATACGGACCTGATCCGAAGAAAATCGAGCTTTAA
- the bioH gene encoding pimeloyl-ACP methyl ester esterase BioH has translation MSEVLHWQTEGEGPDLVLIHGWGMNGAVWDQTVEILKHEYRVHVVDLPGYGHSGHCCASSIEETALLVLQGAPEQAVWLGWSLGGLIATHIALNHPARVKKLITVASSPKFAAQDEWRGIQPKVLKAFTSQLVDDFQLTIERFMALQAMGSPTARQDVKALKEKVLSRPAPRPEALFSGLKMLSDIDMRTQLSDISVPLLRLYGRLDGLVPVQVANDLNTLVPESQSCIFSRSSHAPFITETDDFCHQVLEFAAS, from the coding sequence ATGTCTGAGGTTTTGCATTGGCAGACAGAAGGGGAAGGTCCGGATCTGGTGTTAATCCATGGATGGGGGATGAATGGCGCTGTCTGGGATCAGACGGTTGAGATTCTGAAACATGAGTACCGGGTTCATGTGGTTGATTTACCCGGATACGGCCACAGTGGGCATTGCTGTGCATCTTCGATTGAAGAGACAGCGTTACTTGTGCTTCAGGGCGCGCCTGAACAGGCTGTATGGCTGGGCTGGTCATTAGGAGGACTGATTGCAACGCATATCGCACTCAATCATCCTGCACGGGTTAAAAAACTCATCACAGTGGCCAGTTCTCCCAAATTTGCTGCCCAGGATGAGTGGCGCGGGATTCAACCGAAAGTCTTGAAAGCATTTACTTCACAGTTAGTTGACGATTTTCAACTGACGATAGAACGTTTCATGGCACTTCAGGCGATGGGAAGCCCGACGGCCAGACAAGATGTAAAAGCGTTGAAAGAAAAAGTGCTTTCGAGACCTGCTCCGCGGCCTGAAGCGCTTTTTTCTGGTCTCAAAATGTTGTCAGATATTGATATGAGAACGCAATTGTCTGATATTTCTGTTCCCCTGTTACGTCTTTATGGAAGGTTGGATGGTCTGGTGCCGGTTCAGGTAGCCAATGATCTGAACACTCTGGTTCCGGAAAGTCAGTCTTGTATTTTTTCCCGTTCTTCACATGCGCCTTTTATTACAGAGACCGATGATTTTTGTCATCAGGTTCTTGAATTTGCAGCATCCTGA
- a CDS encoding ComF family protein produces MRYQRFKNTICKMIPRQCPLCELELYAAEGHWCTHCMRWFESSPRCQRCGEPTLEPVSICGQCLSHPPLWNKLYCLGDYSFPLNIYISKIKYQRQFWHVFPLCQLLARQITEPAEQLISVPMHWQRYLIRGFNQSDLIASRLSRLLNTSYSSGIVKKNHATRPQQKLSRQARLRNLNSAFELKCHTDKAHVAIVDDVVTTGTTVSQLCHLLQQSGVRKIDIYCLCKTPENHLSN; encoded by the coding sequence ATGCGCTATCAAAGATTCAAAAATACCATTTGCAAGATGATTCCACGCCAGTGTCCATTATGCGAGCTGGAACTTTATGCGGCCGAAGGCCACTGGTGCACTCACTGCATGCGTTGGTTTGAATCCAGCCCCCGGTGCCAGCGGTGTGGAGAACCAACACTGGAGCCTGTCAGTATCTGCGGGCAGTGCCTGAGTCATCCGCCTCTCTGGAACAAACTCTACTGCCTTGGGGATTACAGTTTTCCGCTTAATATTTATATCAGCAAAATCAAATATCAACGTCAGTTCTGGCATGTATTTCCCCTGTGCCAGCTGTTGGCACGCCAGATTACGGAACCAGCAGAACAGTTAATTTCAGTCCCCATGCACTGGCAACGTTATCTTATCAGGGGATTTAATCAGAGTGACCTGATCGCTTCACGGCTCAGCCGCTTACTCAACACCTCTTATAGTTCTGGCATAGTGAAGAAAAATCATGCTACCCGGCCACAGCAGAAACTAAGCAGACAAGCCAGATTACGGAATCTGAACTCTGCATTTGAACTGAAATGCCACACAGATAAAGCACATGTAGCAATTGTCGACGATGTTGTCACTACAGGTACAACAGTCAGTCAACTATGCCATTTATTACAACAATCCGGAGTCAGAAAAATTGATATTTACTGCCTGTGCAAAACCCCGGAAAATCATTTATCCAATTGA